The following are encoded in a window of Fluviibacter phosphoraccumulans genomic DNA:
- the thiE gene encoding thiamine phosphate synthase has product MFSSFSFPGLIYAITPDQADTQRLFLQVRAALEAGVRLVQYRDKISTMAEKLRRGRALNQLCRDHGAQLIINDDVVLSIATGAAGVHLGGDDGSIRDARRLLPPNSIIGASCYNDLSLAQAALADGASYVAFGACFDSPTKPAARRVSLGKLLSFRAALGPDTAICGIGGITCDNVFQISNIVDSVALISELFGSQAAPSTPDQIKNRIQQLRAAPALP; this is encoded by the coding sequence GTGTTTTCTTCTTTCTCCTTTCCCGGCCTCATTTACGCAATCACACCTGACCAGGCTGACACCCAACGGCTGTTTTTACAGGTGCGGGCAGCCCTTGAGGCGGGCGTTCGGCTGGTGCAATACCGGGACAAAATCAGCACGATGGCAGAAAAGCTGAGGCGTGGCCGCGCCCTGAACCAGCTGTGCCGGGACCACGGTGCTCAACTCATCATCAATGATGACGTGGTACTGAGTATCGCCACCGGTGCCGCCGGTGTCCACCTGGGCGGCGATGATGGCAGCATCCGGGATGCCCGCCGACTCCTGCCCCCAAACAGCATCATCGGCGCTTCCTGCTACAACGACCTGAGCCTGGCTCAGGCTGCCCTGGCCGATGGCGCCAGCTATGTGGCGTTTGGCGCCTGCTTCGATTCGCCCACCAAACCAGCGGCGCGTCGGGTCAGCCTGGGCAAGCTCCTGTCTTTCCGCGCAGCGCTCGGCCCGGATACTGCCATTTGCGGTATTGGTGGCATCACCTGCGACAATGTGTTCCAGATCAGCAACATCGTGGATAGTGTGGCGCTGATTTCCGAACTTTTCGGGAGTCAGGCTGCACCGTCCACCCCGGACCAGATTAAAAACCGCATCCAGCAACTCCGCGCGGCACCTGCCCTGCCCTGA
- a CDS encoding response regulator, which translates to MTIQTILVVEPSPIERAQLSSILTTAGYTVTVAGDGEEAVEIARREGPDLILMEVVMPGLNGYQATRALTRSEDESLARIPVILISAKGQDTDKVWGLRQGAIDYLVKPVTEHELLTRIADI; encoded by the coding sequence GTGACAATACAAACGATACTGGTAGTGGAACCCTCACCCATTGAGCGCGCCCAGCTCAGCAGCATACTGACGACAGCCGGTTATACCGTGACGGTCGCTGGTGATGGCGAAGAAGCGGTGGAAATTGCCCGCCGTGAAGGTCCGGATTTGATTCTGATGGAAGTCGTTATGCCGGGCTTGAACGGCTATCAGGCAACGCGTGCATTGACCCGCAGTGAAGACGAAAGCCTTGCCCGTATCCCCGTGATTCTTATCTCTGCCAAAGGGCAGGATACGGACAAGGTCTGGGGGTTGCGACAGGGTGCGATTGATTATCTGGTGAAGCCAGTCACCGAGCACGAATTACTGACCCGTATTGCCGATATCTAA
- a CDS encoding rubredoxin encodes MCLGCGFIYDEEAGLPEDGIAPGTLWADVPMNWVCPECALRKEDFEMIEL; translated from the coding sequence ATGTGTCTGGGCTGTGGGTTTATTTACGACGAAGAAGCCGGTCTGCCAGAAGATGGCATTGCACCGGGCACGCTGTGGGCCGATGTGCCCATGAATTGGGTTTGTCCGGAATGCGCGCTGCGCAAAGAGGACTTCGAGATGATCGAACTCTAA
- a CDS encoding class I SAM-dependent DNA methyltransferase, producing the protein MNAVEIEAAISDLALLPFDGQEFPFAFLAAFGNKETAIKRLRSGNNNLSDVPGGVLQRNNIHIAVCKAGSVSETLKALRASPATAKAKAKFILATDGQTLEAEDLATGETIAPVYPDFPNYLGFFLPLAGIATIKEIKDNPVDVRATGRLNKLYVELLRENPDWATEERRADMNHFMARLIFCFFAEDTDIFNGEGLFTQTIEQWSERDGSNTHQLLAEIFRAMNIKSGDRGICEPRLPNWANGFPYVNGGLFSGSTDAPRFTRMARTYLIHAGNLNWKEINPDIFGSMIQAVADDEERGALGMHYTSVPNILKVLNPLFLDDLRAQLEDAGQNERKLLNLRKRLAHIRVFDPACGSGNFLVIAYKQMREIEFEINRRRNETHRGSDIPLTNFRGIELREFPAEIARLALIIAEYQCDVRYRGQKDALADFLPLSKENWIICGNALRLDWLSICPPTGTGVKVTADDLFQTPLDQSEIDFENEGGETYICGNPPYLGSRDQKDEHKSDLKALFDKRIQNWKSLDYVAGWFLKAADYSIKTQAFTAFVTTNSICQGLQVPILWTEIFRVGCSIEFAHTSFRWANLASHNAGVTVAIVGIAAQPRNPRRLFSLDTSGSTVERQCMHINAYLASGESVIIDKASHPLSALSEMTFGNTPIDGGYLLLSRDERDALGLTQEQQHRFVRRILGSAEFIRGLERYCLWINDQHLAEALTIDAIAQRVHHVRSVRLNGGKTARDIAERSHQFQRMFFGLNSTLIVPGVSSESRPYLPVGYETSETVISNLAFALYDAPLWNMALIASRLHLVWIGTVCGKLETRYRYSNTLGWNTFPVPLLTEQNKADLTACAEAILLAREAHFPATIAELYDPEKMPANLRHAHERNDEVLERIYIGRRFKNDTERLEKLFELYTQMTASAVAQPPKKSSRGKK; encoded by the coding sequence ATGAATGCCGTTGAAATTGAAGCGGCAATATCTGACTTAGCCCTGTTGCCATTCGATGGGCAGGAATTTCCGTTTGCGTTTTTGGCCGCCTTCGGCAATAAAGAGACGGCGATCAAGCGCTTGCGCTCCGGGAATAACAATCTTTCAGATGTGCCCGGCGGCGTGCTTCAACGCAACAATATTCATATTGCCGTATGTAAAGCGGGTAGCGTCAGCGAAACCCTCAAAGCATTACGTGCCAGCCCGGCCACAGCCAAAGCCAAGGCAAAATTCATTCTCGCCACCGATGGGCAAACCTTGGAAGCGGAAGACTTGGCTACGGGCGAAACGATTGCCCCGGTCTATCCAGACTTCCCCAACTATCTCGGGTTTTTTCTGCCATTAGCCGGCATTGCAACGATCAAAGAGATCAAAGACAACCCGGTGGATGTGCGTGCCACTGGCCGCCTAAACAAATTGTACGTCGAGCTCCTGCGAGAGAACCCCGATTGGGCAACCGAAGAGCGCCGCGCCGACATGAATCACTTCATGGCCCGGCTGATTTTTTGCTTCTTTGCCGAAGATACTGACATCTTCAATGGTGAAGGGCTGTTCACCCAGACCATAGAGCAATGGAGTGAACGCGATGGGAGCAATACCCATCAGCTGTTGGCTGAAATATTCCGCGCCATGAACATCAAGAGTGGCGATCGCGGCATCTGCGAGCCTCGGTTACCTAACTGGGCGAACGGCTTTCCGTACGTCAACGGCGGCCTTTTTTCAGGTAGTACCGATGCGCCGCGATTTACACGGATGGCGCGCACTTACCTGATTCATGCGGGTAACCTCAACTGGAAAGAGATCAACCCAGACATCTTCGGGAGCATGATTCAGGCCGTGGCGGATGACGAAGAGCGTGGTGCTCTCGGTATGCACTACACCAGCGTGCCCAATATTCTGAAGGTGCTGAACCCATTGTTTCTGGATGATTTGCGTGCACAGCTTGAAGATGCTGGTCAGAACGAACGCAAACTGCTCAACCTCAGAAAGCGTCTTGCCCATATCCGCGTATTTGACCCGGCTTGTGGTTCGGGAAATTTTCTCGTTATTGCCTATAAGCAGATGCGCGAGATTGAGTTTGAAATCAATCGGCGTCGGAATGAAACGCATCGTGGTAGCGACATCCCGCTCACCAACTTCCGGGGTATCGAACTACGGGAGTTTCCGGCAGAAATTGCCCGCCTGGCGTTAATCATTGCCGAGTACCAGTGCGATGTGCGCTATCGCGGGCAGAAGGATGCATTGGCCGACTTTCTGCCCCTGTCTAAAGAAAACTGGATCATCTGCGGTAATGCCCTGCGACTGGATTGGCTTTCCATTTGCCCCCCGACGGGGACGGGGGTCAAGGTAACTGCAGACGACTTATTTCAGACGCCACTGGATCAATCTGAGATCGACTTTGAGAACGAGGGCGGTGAGACTTATATTTGTGGAAATCCACCGTATTTGGGATCGCGCGATCAGAAGGACGAACACAAAAGTGATCTAAAGGCACTTTTCGACAAGCGAATCCAGAACTGGAAGTCACTTGATTATGTTGCTGGCTGGTTTCTGAAAGCAGCTGATTACTCGATTAAAACGCAGGCCTTTACTGCCTTTGTGACTACCAACTCGATTTGCCAAGGTTTGCAAGTTCCAATTCTATGGACTGAAATATTTCGAGTTGGTTGCAGCATCGAATTCGCTCACACGTCTTTTAGATGGGCCAATCTTGCTAGCCACAACGCTGGTGTTACGGTGGCCATCGTCGGCATTGCTGCGCAGCCTCGAAATCCAAGGCGCTTGTTTTCCCTAGATACTTCTGGAAGTACAGTTGAACGCCAATGTATGCACATCAATGCCTATCTGGCCTCTGGTGAGAGCGTCATCATTGACAAAGCGAGCCACCCATTGAGCGCCCTAAGTGAGATGACCTTTGGTAATACGCCGATTGATGGCGGTTATCTGTTGCTATCTCGAGATGAAAGAGATGCATTGGGGCTTACACAGGAGCAGCAGCATCGTTTTGTCCGTCGAATTCTTGGATCGGCAGAGTTTATTAGAGGGTTAGAGCGCTACTGCCTTTGGATAAATGACCAGCATTTGGCCGAGGCGCTGACCATAGATGCAATTGCACAGCGTGTTCATCATGTGCGTTCTGTAAGGCTAAATGGCGGGAAGACTGCGAGGGATATTGCTGAACGATCCCATCAGTTTCAGCGAATGTTCTTTGGACTAAATTCAACGCTCATCGTTCCAGGAGTTTCATCTGAATCGCGCCCTTATCTTCCCGTGGGATACGAAACCTCTGAAACTGTCATTAGTAACCTCGCTTTTGCTCTCTACGATGCCCCCCTCTGGAATATGGCGCTAATCGCTTCCCGACTGCACCTAGTCTGGATAGGCACCGTCTGCGGCAAGCTGGAAACTCGTTACCGCTACTCCAACACGCTAGGCTGGAATACCTTCCCGGTTCCATTGCTTACGGAGCAGAACAAAGCCGATCTGACCGCTTGCGCCGAAGCCATTCTTTTGGCGCGCGAAGCGCACTTTCCTGCCACCATAGCTGAGCTGTACGATCCGGAGAAAATGCCAGCTAACCTGCGCCATGCTCACGAGCGGAATGACGAGGTACTGGAGCGTATTTATATTGGCCGCCGTTTTAAGAATGACACGGAGCGCTTGGAAAAGCTGTTTGAGCTTTATACACAAATGACAGCGTCAGCTGTCGCTCAACCGCCGAAGAAATCCAGCAGAGGGAAGAAATGA
- a CDS encoding virulence RhuM family protein yields MSELILYSSDDGHTRIHLRAEGETVWLSQLEIAELFQTSKQNVSLHAKNIFADNELAQDAVVKESLTTAADGKKYRTQLYNLDLILAIGYRVRSPRGVQFRQWASANLKEFLRKGFVLDDERLKNPGGWDHFDELLARIREIRASEKRFYQKVRDLFALSSDYRLLEQETALFFAEVQNKLLYATTGHTAAELVVKRADPAQPNMALMSWSGSRVRKQDVIVAKNYLSADEIDTLNRLVVIFLEQAELRVKQRQDLSLDFWRSNVDKMLTFNDQPILEGAGSISREQMERITQERYALFDQQRREAERAQADADDLKEIEQIEQTIKQSGKRDQ; encoded by the coding sequence ATGAGCGAACTGATCCTCTATAGCAGCGACGATGGGCATACCCGAATTCATTTGCGGGCGGAGGGCGAAACGGTCTGGTTGAGCCAGTTGGAAATTGCCGAACTGTTCCAGACCAGTAAGCAGAATGTCTCCTTGCATGCCAAAAATATATTTGCAGACAATGAGTTAGCCCAGGATGCAGTTGTCAAGGAATCCTTGACAACTGCCGCCGATGGTAAAAAATACCGTACCCAGCTTTATAACCTCGACCTGATTCTGGCGATTGGGTATCGCGTACGATCACCTCGGGGGGTGCAGTTCCGGCAGTGGGCAAGCGCAAACCTCAAGGAGTTCTTACGCAAAGGCTTTGTGCTGGATGATGAACGCCTGAAAAACCCGGGCGGTTGGGATCATTTTGATGAGCTGCTGGCGCGTATCCGTGAGATTCGTGCCTCAGAAAAGCGCTTCTATCAGAAGGTGCGTGATTTGTTCGCCCTCAGTTCAGACTATCGGCTGCTGGAACAGGAGACTGCCTTATTTTTTGCAGAGGTACAGAACAAGCTGCTCTATGCGACGACCGGCCATACCGCTGCCGAACTTGTTGTGAAGCGTGCCGACCCGGCGCAGCCGAATATGGCGTTGATGTCTTGGAGCGGGTCTCGTGTGCGTAAGCAGGATGTCATCGTGGCCAAGAACTATTTGAGCGCAGACGAAATCGATACGCTCAACCGCCTGGTAGTGATCTTTCTGGAACAGGCTGAGTTACGCGTCAAGCAGCGCCAGGACCTAAGCTTGGATTTCTGGCGGAGTAATGTCGACAAGATGCTCACATTTAACGATCAGCCTATTCTTGAGGGTGCGGGATCGATCAGTCGCGAGCAAATGGAACGCATCACCCAAGAGCGTTATGCGCTGTTTGATCAGCAGCGGCGCGAGGCAGAACGTGCCCAGGCGGATGCTGATGACCTGAAAGAAATCGAACAGATCGAGCAGACGATCAAACAGTCAGGTAAAAGAGACCAATGA
- a CDS encoding GIY-YIG nuclease family protein, producing MAEMDDDALLDALGVELAPIKVSGRTPREERIIAGFEDILRFYETHGRAPLHGEDGDIFERLYAVRLDQLRQLPEAHILLAELDVFGLLAGRGGGEPIDTDALDDAALLAELGVGNASADPEGITTLTHVRPYAEIKAAEDIANRTPCKDFDRFKPLLDEAAAGLKEDSWMTRPFLKNAGIAQGDFFIVGGQIAYVAEVTAGNKTKDGRDNPRLRVIFDNQTESNLLLRSLSRSLYPDGDTPVGRRLIRKDAGPLFGNAAEPDDVETGTIYVLRSCSDHPFVAEHRELIHKIGVTGGKVETRIAAADKDATYLLAEVEVVATYKLHNLNRTKMEHLFHKLFSAAQLDLTIEDRFGNPVKPKEWFLVPLPIIDEAVQCIQDGSITEVVYDPNIATLVRSAQ from the coding sequence ATGGCTGAGATGGATGACGACGCACTACTGGATGCGCTGGGTGTTGAGCTTGCACCGATCAAGGTCAGCGGGCGGACGCCGCGTGAGGAACGCATCATTGCGGGTTTTGAAGACATCCTACGATTTTACGAGACGCATGGACGTGCCCCGTTGCACGGTGAAGATGGCGATATTTTTGAGCGCTTGTATGCCGTGCGCTTGGATCAGCTCCGTCAGCTACCTGAGGCGCATATTTTGTTGGCCGAGTTGGATGTCTTTGGTTTGTTGGCTGGCCGGGGCGGCGGAGAGCCGATAGATACTGATGCGCTGGATGATGCAGCCCTTTTGGCCGAACTTGGCGTTGGTAATGCGTCCGCTGATCCAGAGGGCATCACAACGTTGACGCATGTGCGGCCATATGCCGAAATTAAAGCCGCTGAAGACATTGCTAACCGCACGCCTTGCAAAGATTTTGATCGTTTCAAGCCTTTGTTGGACGAAGCCGCGGCGGGTCTTAAGGAAGACAGCTGGATGACCCGGCCGTTCCTGAAAAATGCCGGTATTGCGCAGGGCGATTTCTTTATCGTCGGTGGTCAGATTGCCTATGTGGCTGAGGTGACGGCAGGGAATAAGACCAAAGACGGGCGTGATAATCCACGTCTTCGTGTGATTTTTGATAATCAGACAGAGAGCAATCTATTGTTGCGCTCGCTGTCGCGATCTCTTTATCCGGATGGTGATACGCCGGTGGGGCGCCGACTCATCCGCAAAGACGCCGGACCACTATTTGGTAATGCCGCTGAACCTGATGATGTAGAGACGGGAACGATTTATGTTTTACGGAGCTGCTCGGATCATCCTTTTGTTGCCGAGCATCGTGAGCTGATTCACAAGATTGGAGTGACTGGGGGCAAAGTTGAAACGCGCATAGCGGCTGCAGATAAAGACGCGACCTACCTATTGGCAGAGGTTGAGGTGGTTGCAACCTATAAGTTGCATAATCTAAACCGAACAAAAATGGAGCATCTTTTTCATAAATTGTTCAGTGCGGCGCAGCTTGATTTGACGATTGAAGATCGTTTTGGCAACCCGGTCAAGCCAAAGGAATGGTTTTTAGTGCCACTCCCTATTATTGACGAGGCGGTGCAATGCATACAGGATGGTTCAATTACCGAGGTGGTTTATGATCCGAATATCGCCACGTTGGTGCGCAGCGCTCAATAA
- a CDS encoding DEAD/DEAH box helicase, producing MTQTTNPTNAYTVPSVSISTAHTGESSKANVLGMRAMQERAYAKRGEQYLLIKSPPASGKSRALMFIALDKLNNQGVKQAIIVVPERSIGGSFADQPLSQAGFFWDWQVQPQWNLCDAPGADEPRVAKSKVDAVRKFLESADKTLVCTHATFRFAVEELGASAFDERLIAVDEFHHVSSNPDNKLGSQLGEFITRDKVHLVAMTGSYFRGDSEAVLSPTDEAKFETVTYTYYEQLNGYRWLKSLDIGYFFYTGRYVDAVTKVLDPALKTIVHIPHPAARESLKDKEREVNEIMQALGEWQGIDPVTGFHQIRATDGRVLKVADLVDDSDLAQRSRVLSALKDSTQKDNRDHVDVIIALGMAKEGFDWIWCEHALTIGYRSSLTEVVQIIGRATRDAPGKERARFTNLIAEPAAEQGAVAEAVNDMLKAISASLLMEQVLAPRYEFTPKNVGPKQGFDYGDTGYQEGGHNVGVNRETGQIHLEINGLGQPQSPEATRICKEDLNEVITSFLQDKPSLERGLFDQENTLPEELTQLSMGKIVRERYPDLSDADQEAIRQHAIAVMNVTQQAKLALAQGGSEGDATGGSTALIDGVRKFINVRDLDIDLIDRINPFDAAYAVLSKAMDEKSLRQVQASIAAKRVSIPEDEARELAKRALRFKNERGRLPDINAADSWEKRMAEGVAALARYRAQAKAAQTQEGESHG from the coding sequence ATGACTCAAACGACCAACCCCACCAATGCGTACACCGTTCCATCCGTGTCGATTAGTACGGCACACACGGGTGAATCCAGTAAAGCTAACGTGCTGGGCATGCGTGCCATGCAGGAGCGTGCATACGCCAAACGCGGTGAGCAATACCTACTGATCAAGTCGCCGCCTGCCTCCGGCAAATCACGGGCGTTGATGTTTATTGCGCTCGATAAGCTTAACAACCAGGGTGTTAAACAGGCAATTATTGTGGTGCCGGAGCGCTCGATTGGCGGTAGTTTTGCGGATCAGCCGTTGAGCCAGGCTGGCTTTTTCTGGGATTGGCAGGTGCAGCCCCAGTGGAATCTGTGTGACGCGCCCGGTGCAGATGAGCCGCGTGTGGCCAAGTCTAAGGTCGATGCGGTTCGCAAGTTCCTTGAAAGTGCTGATAAAACGCTGGTGTGTACTCATGCCACTTTTCGTTTTGCAGTTGAGGAGCTCGGCGCTTCGGCGTTTGATGAGCGTTTGATTGCGGTAGATGAGTTCCATCATGTCTCAAGCAATCCGGATAACAAACTGGGTAGCCAGTTGGGTGAATTCATCACGCGGGATAAGGTGCATCTGGTGGCGATGACGGGTTCGTATTTTCGCGGCGATAGCGAAGCCGTTCTCAGCCCAACGGATGAGGCAAAGTTTGAGACGGTGACGTACACCTACTATGAGCAACTTAACGGCTACCGTTGGCTCAAATCGCTGGATATAGGGTACTTCTTCTATACGGGCCGTTATGTGGATGCTGTGACGAAGGTGCTGGACCCCGCACTAAAAACAATCGTACATATTCCGCACCCGGCTGCGCGTGAAAGCCTCAAAGATAAGGAACGCGAGGTCAATGAGATTATGCAGGCGCTTGGCGAATGGCAGGGCATTGATCCGGTTACGGGCTTTCACCAGATACGGGCTACGGATGGCCGCGTCCTGAAGGTGGCCGATCTGGTGGATGACAGTGATCTCGCTCAACGCTCACGTGTTTTGAGCGCATTGAAGGACTCTACGCAAAAAGATAATCGAGATCATGTCGATGTGATTATTGCGTTGGGGATGGCCAAGGAGGGCTTCGACTGGATCTGGTGTGAGCATGCCCTGACGATTGGTTATCGCAGTAGTTTGACGGAAGTGGTGCAGATTATCGGTCGCGCCACACGTGATGCGCCAGGTAAAGAGAGAGCCCGTTTCACGAATCTGATTGCAGAGCCAGCGGCGGAGCAGGGCGCTGTGGCTGAGGCAGTGAACGACATGCTGAAGGCTATTTCTGCCAGCTTACTGATGGAGCAGGTTTTGGCGCCGCGTTATGAATTTACGCCAAAGAATGTTGGCCCCAAACAAGGCTTCGATTACGGTGACACAGGCTATCAAGAAGGCGGGCATAACGTTGGTGTTAATCGTGAAACCGGCCAGATTCATCTAGAAATTAACGGGCTTGGACAACCCCAGAGTCCAGAAGCTACGCGTATTTGCAAAGAAGACCTGAATGAGGTGATTACGAGTTTTCTGCAGGACAAGCCTTCGTTGGAGCGCGGCTTATTCGATCAGGAAAACACGCTGCCTGAGGAACTGACGCAACTCAGCATGGGCAAGATTGTGCGCGAACGTTACCCGGATCTTTCAGATGCGGACCAAGAGGCCATTCGGCAACACGCGATTGCCGTCATGAATGTGACGCAACAAGCAAAACTGGCGCTGGCGCAGGGTGGTTCTGAGGGCGATGCAACGGGTGGCAGCACGGCGCTGATTGATGGGGTGCGTAAGTTTATTAACGTGCGCGATCTGGATATTGATCTTATTGATCGGATTAACCCCTTTGATGCAGCTTATGCCGTCTTGTCTAAGGCGATGGATGAGAAATCGCTAAGACAGGTTCAAGCTAGCATTGCAGCAAAGCGGGTGAGTATTCCGGAAGACGAGGCTCGCGAGTTAGCCAAACGCGCGCTGCGGTTTAAAAATGAGCGTGGTCGCCTGCCAGACATTAATGCAGCAGATTCCTGGGAAAAGCGGATGGCGGAAGGGGTGGCTGCCCTGGCACGGTATCGTGCGCAAGCGAAGGCCGCGCAGACCCAAGAGGGTGAGTCGCATGGCTGA
- the thiD gene encoding bifunctional hydroxymethylpyrimidine kinase/phosphomethylpyrimidine kinase: MILDLFTAVATPDDRDNGQGSVRRLFQGAPPKVLSIAGVDPSGGAGLLADIKTFTALGAYGCGVVAGLTAQSTQGVTAVQLPSAEFIGAQLDTLLADVEIRAVKTGMLGQAANVQVVSEKLAKHHQDNLVLDPVMIAKSGDALLNKEATGLLRDALLPLARVLTPNLPEAGALLDERGPETPKEMTRTCERLHRLLKQEENRWILLKGGHLPGGELIDLLYDGDRMIELRAARFDTRHTHGTGCALSAAITALLPQCADIPETVSLAHRWLQEAIRRADELHISRTPQTGHGPVHHTHALCIAP, encoded by the coding sequence ATGATTCTGGATTTATTCACTGCTGTCGCCACACCGGATGATCGTGATAACGGTCAGGGTAGTGTGCGTCGCCTATTTCAAGGCGCCCCGCCCAAAGTGTTATCGATCGCGGGCGTTGACCCGAGCGGTGGTGCCGGGCTGTTGGCCGACATCAAAACCTTTACGGCGCTCGGCGCTTACGGCTGCGGTGTCGTTGCCGGGCTCACCGCACAAAGCACGCAAGGGGTGACTGCCGTACAACTGCCGAGTGCCGAATTTATCGGTGCCCAGCTCGATACCCTGCTGGCCGATGTGGAAATCCGTGCCGTCAAAACCGGCATGCTCGGCCAGGCAGCGAATGTGCAGGTGGTCTCGGAAAAGCTGGCCAAGCATCACCAAGACAATCTGGTCCTCGACCCCGTCATGATCGCCAAGAGTGGTGATGCACTTCTGAATAAAGAAGCGACCGGCCTACTGCGCGATGCGTTGCTGCCGTTGGCGCGCGTACTCACGCCCAATCTGCCGGAAGCTGGGGCGCTGCTCGACGAACGCGGCCCGGAAACGCCCAAGGAAATGACGCGTACCTGCGAACGTCTACACCGGTTGCTTAAGCAAGAAGAGAACCGCTGGATTCTGCTCAAGGGTGGGCATCTGCCCGGCGGTGAACTCATCGACTTACTCTACGATGGCGACCGCATGATCGAATTACGTGCGGCACGTTTCGATACGCGCCATACGCATGGCACGGGTTGTGCGCTCTCGGCAGCCATTACGGCACTCCTGCCGCAATGCGCCGACATTCCCGAAACCGTATCCCTGGCGCATCGATGGCTGCAGGAAGCCATTCGTCGCGCCGATGAATTACACATTAGCCGCACACCGCAAACCGGGCACGGACCCGTGCACCACACCCACGCGTTATGCATTGCCCCATAA
- the hemL gene encoding glutamate-1-semialdehyde 2,1-aminomutase: protein MTSRNEELFAAAQRHIPGGVNSPVRAFRGVGGTPRFFALGKGPRVTDADGKVYIDYVGSWGPLILGHADPDVLEAVQTTAARGLTFGAPTGAEVEMADLLCEMLPSLEMVRLVSSGTEATMSAIRLARGFTGRDLIIKFEGCYHGHADSLLVKAGSGLLTFGNPSSGGVPADVAAHTLVLPYNDIEAFNEALEKYADKLAAVIVEPIAGNMNLVDPGKAFLQALRDGCTRVGAVLIFDEVMTGFRVGLQGVQGHYGITPDLTTLGKIVGGGMPLAAFGGRKDILTCLAPLGPVYQAGTLSGNPVAVAAGLTTLKKLRAPGFYESLAERTRQLTEGLTAAARKHGVAFSAQSVGGMFGLYFRAAPPTSYAEVMEADSARFNRFFHAMLDVPGEGHYFAPSAFEAGFVSATHTAADIEKTIAAADAEFAKLV, encoded by the coding sequence ATGACCAGCCGTAACGAAGAACTCTTTGCCGCCGCTCAACGCCATATCCCGGGGGGCGTCAACTCGCCCGTCCGCGCCTTCCGCGGCGTCGGTGGGACACCCCGTTTCTTCGCTTTGGGCAAAGGCCCGCGCGTCACCGATGCCGACGGCAAGGTCTACATCGATTACGTCGGCTCCTGGGGTCCGCTCATCCTGGGCCATGCCGATCCGGACGTGCTAGAAGCCGTTCAGACCACTGCCGCGCGCGGCCTCACTTTTGGCGCCCCCACCGGCGCCGAGGTCGAGATGGCTGACCTACTTTGCGAAATGCTGCCCTCGCTGGAAATGGTGCGTCTTGTTTCTTCAGGGACCGAGGCCACGATGAGCGCCATCCGCCTGGCCCGTGGTTTTACCGGCCGCGACCTGATCATCAAGTTCGAAGGCTGTTACCACGGTCATGCCGACAGCCTGCTGGTCAAGGCGGGCTCCGGCCTGCTCACCTTTGGCAATCCGTCGTCGGGCGGCGTGCCGGCCGATGTAGCCGCCCACACGCTCGTGCTGCCTTATAACGACATCGAAGCCTTCAATGAAGCGCTCGAGAAATATGCCGACAAGTTGGCCGCCGTGATCGTTGAGCCTATCGCCGGCAATATGAATCTGGTTGATCCGGGCAAGGCCTTTTTGCAAGCCCTGCGCGATGGTTGTACCCGTGTGGGCGCCGTACTGATTTTTGATGAAGTCATGACGGGCTTCCGCGTCGGTCTGCAAGGTGTGCAAGGCCATTACGGCATTACGCCGGACCTAACCACCTTGGGCAAGATTGTCGGTGGCGGCATGCCGCTGGCCGCCTTTGGTGGTCGCAAAGACATCCTGACCTGCCTGGCGCCGCTGGGTCCGGTCTATCAGGCAGGCACGCTATCGGGTAACCCGGTGGCCGTGGCCGCCGGCCTCACCACACTGAAGAAGTTACGCGCCCCCGGTTTTTACGAATCGCTGGCTGAACGCACCCGCCAACTCACCGAAGGACTCACCGCCGCCGCACGCAAGCATGGCGTTGCCTTCTCGGCGCAATCCGTCGGCGGTATGTTCGGTTTGTACTTCCGTGCAGCGCCACCCACCAGCTACGCCGAAGTGATGGAAGCCGATAGCGCCCGCTTTAACCGCTTCTTCCACGCCATGCTGGACGTGCCCGGTGAAGGTCATTACTTCGCGCCTTCGGCCTTCGAAGCGGGTTTTGTGAGCGCCACGCACACAGCAGCCGATATCGAAAAAACCATTGCGGCGGCCGATGCCGAGTTTGCGAAACTCGTCTGA